From a single Aestuariibius sp. HNIBRBA575 genomic region:
- a CDS encoding GbsR/MarR family transcriptional regulator, with the protein MHLTDSMQRFILHWGEMGTKWGTNRSVAQIHALLHIAPGPMTADDICETLNLARSNVSTALKELQGWKLVKSSRELGDRRDHFTSVRDMYDLVDIVIAERREREFLPTINALRDVMSDSDQDQTPEDVKNRMAETLTVMEMYDAWYVDVSRLPRKVQMAAIKLGSKVARFLPTGGKD; encoded by the coding sequence ATGCACCTGACCGATTCTATGCAGCGCTTTATCCTTCATTGGGGGGAAATGGGGACCAAATGGGGCACCAACCGGTCCGTCGCCCAGATCCACGCCTTGCTGCATATCGCACCCGGCCCCATGACGGCGGACGATATCTGTGAAACGCTGAATCTGGCGCGGTCAAACGTGTCCACAGCGCTAAAGGAATTGCAGGGCTGGAAGCTGGTGAAATCCAGTCGTGAACTGGGGGATCGCCGGGATCATTTCACATCTGTGCGCGACATGTATGATCTGGTGGATATCGTGATCGCCGAACGTCGGGAACGTGAATTTCTACCCACAATCAACGCCTTGCGCGATGTGATGTCAGATTCAGATCAGGACCAAACCCCCGAGGATGTCAAAAACCGCATGGCCGAAACATTGACCGTGATGGAAATGTATGACGCATGGTATGTCGACGTGTCCCGCCTGCCCCGCAAGGTGCAGATGGCCGCAATCAAGCTTGGCTCTAAAGTGGCGCGTTTCTTACCCACAGGTGGCAAAGACTAA
- the plsY gene encoding glycerol-3-phosphate 1-O-acyltransferase PlsY, whose amino-acid sequence MPEISSAMQILVFWAAFGYLLGSVPFGVLLARVFGLGNLRDIGSGNIGATNVLRTGNKKAAFLTLLFDGGKGAVAVLLARHFAGEDAVQLAGLMAFIGHCFPIWLRFKGGKGVATFFGILLAWAWPIGLIAGATWLLVAAITRYSSMSALLAAGFTPVYMFVLGFHYGFVFGIVLALLIYARHWANIQRLRAGTETKIGQK is encoded by the coding sequence ATGCCGGAAATCAGCTCTGCGATGCAAATCTTGGTGTTTTGGGCCGCGTTTGGCTATCTGCTCGGCTCGGTTCCGTTTGGGGTGCTGTTGGCGCGGGTGTTTGGGCTGGGCAATTTGCGCGACATTGGATCGGGCAATATCGGTGCCACCAATGTTTTGCGCACGGGCAACAAAAAGGCGGCTTTCCTGACGCTGCTCTTTGATGGCGGCAAAGGCGCGGTTGCGGTGCTGCTGGCCCGGCATTTCGCGGGCGAAGACGCGGTGCAATTGGCTGGGCTCATGGCCTTTATCGGGCATTGCTTTCCGATCTGGCTGCGGTTCAAAGGCGGCAAAGGGGTCGCGACCTTCTTTGGTATTCTGCTGGCTTGGGCTTGGCCGATTGGGCTGATCGCGGGGGCCACGTGGTTGCTGGTGGCGGCGATCACCCGTTATTCGTCCATGTCGGCGCTGTTGGCGGCGGGGTTCACACCTGTCTATATGTTTGTCCTCGGTTTCCATTATGGGTTCGTTTTCGGCATCGTGCTGGCCTTGCTGATCTATGCGCGCCACTGGGCCAATATTCAGCGCCTACGCGCCGGGACAGAAACCAAGATCGGACAAAAATAA
- the pyrC gene encoding dihydroorotase, with product MNTFFTNARLIDPEAQTETTGSLLVQGGVITHIFAQDAHDSAAIGDAEVVDCAGACLAPGIVDWGVKVSEPGERHKESFRSAGRAAAAGGVTTIVTRPDTAPAIDTPEILEFVARRASADAPVRVLPMAALTKGRAGREMTEIGFLMDAGAVAFTDCDQVCTDNKVLSRALTYARSLGALVVMHPQEPVLSKGAAVTSGKFASLRGLPGVSPMAERMGLDRDVALLEMTGARMHVDQITTARALPALERAKNNGFDITAGVGIHHLTLNEFDVADYRTFFKVKPPLRSEEDRLAVIQAVASGLIDVVCSMHTPQDEESKRLPFEEAASGAVALETLLPAALRLVHNGHLTLAQLFRALSLNPSKRLGLDTGRLNVGAPADLVLFDPDAPFVMDRFKLQSKSKNTPFDGARMQGRVKGTWVGGTCVTA from the coding sequence ATGAACACCTTTTTCACCAATGCCCGTCTGATTGACCCCGAAGCCCAGACCGAAACCACCGGTTCACTGCTGGTTCAGGGGGGGGTGATCACACATATTTTTGCACAAGATGCCCATGATTCCGCCGCGATTGGCGATGCAGAGGTGGTGGATTGCGCTGGGGCCTGTTTGGCGCCGGGGATCGTAGATTGGGGTGTCAAAGTGTCTGAGCCGGGCGAGCGGCACAAAGAAAGCTTTCGATCCGCCGGACGGGCCGCTGCGGCGGGTGGCGTGACAACGATTGTCACACGGCCAGATACCGCCCCGGCTATCGACACTCCGGAAATCCTTGAATTTGTTGCCCGTCGCGCCAGTGCGGACGCGCCCGTGCGTGTGCTGCCCATGGCCGCCCTGACCAAGGGACGCGCGGGTCGGGAAATGACCGAAATCGGGTTCCTGATGGATGCAGGCGCGGTGGCTTTCACCGATTGCGATCAGGTCTGCACCGATAACAAAGTGCTGAGCCGTGCGCTGACCTATGCGCGATCATTGGGCGCGCTGGTCGTCATGCACCCCCAAGAGCCGGTTCTGTCCAAAGGCGCGGCGGTGACCTCTGGCAAATTCGCGTCGTTGCGCGGATTGCCCGGCGTGTCGCCCATGGCCGAACGGATGGGGCTGGACCGCGATGTCGCGCTGCTGGAAATGACCGGCGCGCGGATGCATGTGGATCAGATCACCACCGCACGGGCCCTGCCCGCGCTGGAACGCGCCAAAAACAACGGGTTTGATATCACCGCCGGTGTGGGCATTCACCATCTGACATTGAATGAATTTGACGTGGCGGATTACCGGACCTTTTTTAAGGTCAAACCCCCGCTCAGGTCAGAAGAGGACCGTTTGGCCGTGATCCAAGCCGTGGCATCGGGCCTGATCGATGTGGTCTGTTCCATGCACACACCGCAAGATGAAGAAAGCAAACGGCTGCCATTCGAAGAAGCCGCATCAGGCGCCGTTGCGCTGGAAACATTGCTGCCCGCCGCGTTGCGGTTGGTGCATAATGGCCATCTGACATTGGCGCAATTGTTCCGGGCGCTGTCGCTGAACCCGTCCAAACGGTTGGGGCTGGATACCGGGCGGCTAAATGTCGGCGCGCCTGCGGATTTGGTGCTGTTTGATCCGGATGCGCCCTTTGTGATGGATCGGTTTAAACTGCAATCGAAATCAAAAAACACGCCCTTTGACGGCGCACGTATGCAGGGCCGGGTCAAAGGCACGTGGGTTGGTGGCACCTGCGTCACAGCCTAG
- a CDS encoding aspartate carbamoyltransferase catalytic subunit: protein MNYKDTGWEGILRPDETVLWQGKPDGSIELDFSSFMTFAIGLGFAGFSIAVMIVGAGMRGFGWQFGFLHLLVGLSMAFGALFKHPMRRRRTWYTLTDRRAIIARNPLFWFKSLDSYLITKDTEIHLFDGALGKVVFGTKEITDDAGTRDVRFGFERIRDDREVYRIMRDLQDKLRAKDETGQH from the coding sequence ATGAATTACAAAGACACCGGCTGGGAAGGCATCTTGCGGCCCGATGAAACCGTTTTGTGGCAAGGCAAGCCAGATGGCTCCATCGAGTTGGACTTTTCTTCGTTCATGACCTTTGCGATCGGTCTGGGATTTGCCGGTTTTTCCATCGCGGTGATGATTGTCGGGGCCGGAATGCGCGGCTTTGGCTGGCAATTCGGGTTCCTACATTTGCTGGTGGGCCTATCTATGGCATTTGGGGCACTGTTCAAACATCCGATGCGACGTAGACGCACATGGTACACCCTGACCGACCGACGGGCGATCATCGCCCGCAACCCGCTGTTCTGGTTTAAGTCCTTGGATTCGTACCTCATTACGAAGGACACTGAAATTCATCTATTCGATGGTGCCCTGGGCAAAGTGGTATTTGGCACCAAAGAAATCACCGATGACGCAGGCACACGGGATGTGCGCTTTGGGTTTGAACGGATAAGAGACGACCGAGAAGTCTATCGCATCATGCGTGATTTGCAGGACAAACTGCGGGCCAAAGACGAAACCGGCCAACATTAA
- a CDS encoding aspartate carbamoyltransferase catalytic subunit, which yields MTFRAQHLLGIEHLHPTEITALLDLADSYVDLNRGAVKHSDVLAGMTQINMFFENSTRTQASFELAGKRLGADVMNMAMQASSIKKGETLIDTALTLNAMHPDLLVVRHPHSGAVDLLAQKVNCAVLNAGDGRHEHPTQALLDALTIRRAKGRLHRLSIAICGDIAHSRVARSNIMLLGKMENRVRLIAPPTLMPSGVQEFGVEVFDNMQEGLQDVDVVMMLRLQKERMDGGFIPSEREYFHRYGLDAQKLAFAKPDAIVMHPGPMNRGVEIDGTIADDINRSVIQEQVEMGVAVRMAAMDLLARNLRDRRAGASEAGVMV from the coding sequence ATGACATTTCGCGCGCAGCACCTTCTTGGCATCGAACATCTGCATCCAACCGAAATCACCGCGTTGCTGGATTTGGCAGACAGCTATGTTGATCTGAACCGGGGTGCGGTCAAACATTCCGACGTGTTGGCGGGCATGACCCAGATCAACATGTTCTTTGAAAATTCGACCCGCACGCAGGCCAGTTTTGAATTGGCGGGCAAACGGCTGGGCGCGGATGTGATGAACATGGCGATGCAGGCCAGTTCGATCAAGAAGGGCGAAACCCTGATTGATACCGCCCTGACGCTGAACGCAATGCATCCGGATCTGTTGGTGGTGCGCCATCCCCATTCGGGCGCGGTGGATCTATTGGCGCAAAAGGTCAATTGCGCGGTGCTGAATGCCGGGGATGGCCGTCACGAACACCCCACTCAGGCGCTGTTGGATGCGTTGACCATTCGCCGGGCCAAAGGCCGCCTGCACCGTCTGTCGATCGCGATTTGCGGTGACATTGCCCATAGCCGCGTGGCCCGGTCCAACATCATGCTGCTGGGCAAAATGGAAAACCGCGTGCGCCTGATCGCGCCGCCCACCTTGATGCCGTCGGGCGTGCAGGAATTTGGTGTCGAAGTGTTCGACAACATGCAAGAGGGCCTGCAGGACGTTGACGTTGTCATGATGCTCAGGCTGCAAAAGGAACGCATGGATGGCGGGTTTATTCCGTCCGAACGTGAATATTTCCACCGATACGGGTTGGATGCGCAAAAACTGGCCTTTGCCAAGCCGGACGCGATTGTCATGCATCCCGGTCCGATGAACCGCGGCGTGGAAATTGACGGCACCATTGCCGATGACATCAACCGGTCCGTTATTCAGGAACAGGTCGAAATGGGCGTGGCCGTGCGGATGGCGGCGATGGATTTGCTGGCGCGCAATCTGCGGGACCGTCGGGCGGGGGCATCTGAAGCGGGCGTGATGGTATGA